DNA sequence from the Candidatus Saccharibacteria bacterium oral taxon 488 genome:
CTCGAGGTCGTAGAAGAAAAATGTTTGCGCCATACCTATAGTATAGCAAAGCTACGAGATGACACCCAAACCTACTACTCAACCAACGTAAACGGCGTCGATTCGCCAATCTGCACCACGGTCTCGCCGACTGCGCCCTGACGGATTAGCTCGTGAGTGATACCCATTTTTCGCATGATGTCGCGCAGGCGATTGACCGATTCAAATTGATCAAAGTTAGTACGACGAGCAAACTTTTCAATTTTAACACCGTGGATAATGAAACTGACCGCATCTTCATCGTCCGCATTTTCAGGCTCCGCGCCAACCACCCGTTCTACCGTCCAGGCGTCAGACGCTGCTTGTGCATCCAATGCAATAACCGGCAAATCGCTGTCCTCTTCTTCGGTCAACTCAGCTTCCCGTACTCGATAATTCGTGACCTCACGACGCAGTAGGCGTAGCAATTCCGTCACGCCGGCATGTGTCTGAGAGGAGATCGCCACCACTGGCGAACCATTGGCTACATTGTGTAACGCTGTCGACTGCATGGCAATGATTTCATCATCCAATCCTTCACATTTCGTCAAAGCGATAATCTCTGGGCGCGTCGCCAATTCCTCGGAATATTTTTCCAGCTCACGGCGAATAGTCTGGTATTTTTCCGCCGGGTCGTCACTATACGCATCAATCATGTGAAGCAACACGGCTGTCCGCTCAACGTGGCGCAGGAACTGATCGCCCAAACCCTTACCTTCCGAAGCGCCTTCAATCAGACCCGGGATGTCAGCAATCAACACTGAACCATCATCCACATCCGCCACGCCCAGATTTGGCGTCAACGTCGTAAATTCATAATTAGCAATTTCCGGGCGAGCATTAGAAACCACACTAAGGAACGTCGATTTACCAGCATTAGGGAAACCAACCAAACCAACATCGGCCAGCAATTTTAGCTCCAACTCAGCCTCAAATTCTTCACCCGCCTCGCCAAGCTCAGCCATCTTTGGTGCTTGGCGCGTACTGGACGTAAAGTGTGCGTTACCAAAGCCGCCATCACCACCACGAGCGACCACTGCTTGTTGCTGGTCTGCTGTCAAATCTGCCACTACCTTGCCGTCGCGCTTGACTAACGTGCCCATTGGCACTTTGACGACCAGTGGCGAACCGCTTTTGCCGCGCTTGTTGCGCTTACTGCCATCGCCGCCATTTTCTGCTTTTAGCTCTGGTTTGTACCGAAAATTCAGCAGTGTATTCAGGTCTTTGGTCGCCAAAAACACAACATCACCGCCGCGGCCACCATCGCCACCATCAGGACCACCCTTATCAACATATTTCTCATGCCGAAAACTGACTGCGCCGTTACCACCCTTGCCAGCTCGCACTAATACTTTCGCTGTATCTACAAACATAATTTTAGTATATCAAAAAGCACCCCCGAGAGATAGCGGAGGCGCTTTATTGCCTTAGAGCATCCTAGTGAATAAAGTTATATCGACCAACCTCAGACATCGGGATCGTTCGATGCGTCACGACGTTATACCCAGCGTAATTCATATCGCTAACGTAGATCGTGCCACCTTCAACCCGCTCGACCATACCGACGTGACCAAGACCACCACCGCCCCATGTTGTCTGGAAGATTGCCCCTGGTGCCGGCGTATGATTAACGACAAAACCGGCTGCCCGAGCACTTGCTGCCCACGACGTCGCGTTGCCCCAGAAGCTACCAATTGGTCGACCAAGTGCTGCCCGCCGCTCGTACACGTACCATGTACAGTTGCCAAGAGCGTATCGGTTGCCAACTGATGCTCGAGCGTAACCATAGCTGATACCACTGACTGCGCCGCCCGTTGTCCGCCCTGCATAGCCCCGACGGCCAGAGCGGGACGCCACGTAACCTGGCTGCTCATTTTCTGGCAATACGCCACCCGGCAGAACAATTCGTGTATCTTTGGCTAGTGCCGCCCCATTTGCCAAGTCGTTATACAATGCCACTCGTTCAGGATTTGCTTTATACTTTTCTGCCAATTTTTCGACGGTGTCGCCGTCCTTAACAGTGTAGACCACGCCGTCAACCATCGGGATAATCAATGTTTTGCCAGCTTCAACCGCATCAGATGTCGTATTGTTCGCCCAGCGCACCGTCTGGGCCGTCACATTAAACTTCTTAGCAATCGAGTCAATTGTATCGCCCTGCTTAGTGACATAAGTCTTGATGCCGCGCTGAGCTGATTTCTCAGGCTGGATAATCTGTGGCTTAGAAATAACCTCCGTATCACCCTGAGCCAACTCTTTTTTGATTGACAGCGTTGCCGTCGCTTCACGTAAATCACCGGCAGTTGGCAGATTGACCGTCTCAGCCAGATCGGTTACCGCATTAGCAGCCGCCAGTTGATCTACTGAAACCTTATTTGTCTCATGTGTCACACCAGTAGACGGTGCGACTGGCTGAGAGGCCGAGACTGAGCCCTGCTGACTAGCGACGCCACCTGTCTGATAACTTAGTGCCAGAAATGAAATAACTAATAGAAAGATTCCGCCATACGCCGATATTGCGCTTAGCTTGAGTTTTTTGCCCCGATGGGCAGATGCTTGGTTACGAATAACGCTTCTCCCGTGTCAATGTCTCCATCAACGCTGACTACCGTACTGAGTCTTTCTTCTCGCACAAGAACAGGATGCATTGTCGACCTAATAATTAGTTGATATTGCTAAACGATTAGTTTTCCGCATCCGTGCGACCGTTCTGGTAGGCCCGCGCGCTTACACGGCGTATACCCTGTATGAACGCAAGCTTATTTCCATTATACGCGATCCTCTCATAATTTGTCAATGCTTTACCCTGTAATACACCTCACCCTTTAGCATATACACCAGCCCAACAACAAAGCTCAAAATGACTGCATATGGCAGCACCGCAGACATCGCCATCATTACAGCAAAGAGAATGGTAGCACGAACAATATACAAAAGTGTTATGACAAACATGAACGCACATATGAGTGCGAACGGCACTCGCACCATCAAGGTCACGCCAATCTTGCGATAACGCAGGCCCCGCTCCTGCTTAATTTTCTCCGCCTCAGATAGCTGGTCGGCTGGACGTGGCTGCCAATATGATACCCCCTCAGGTGTTATGATAATCTTCCATAGCCACAGTGAACCAATAGTCGTACACGCCACCATAAACAAGATAGCCGGGAGCGAGTTATTAAAGGCCAGTGTAGCACTAAATATCGCACGGGTAGCTTCTCGAAGCGCTGAGCTAAATGGGCCAACCTGAAAGACATAAAATTGTGCTAACACAATAAATTGCACCACCGGATACACCACAGTCATAGCGAGCGCAGCGATTCGTTGTCGGTACTGGTCAGTTCGACGGGACTGCTTCAAGACAATGAGACCTTGAACGAGGAGTGATGCGATAGCTACGCCAATGACAGTCAGTACTAACGGCATATCCTGAAGGTTTCGAAAGAATAGCGGCAGCTGACCTATGAACACCCCTGCTGAACAAACAAGTATTGCCGCCTCGATAATAATGACCGCCTCACATCGAATGTTACGCTCTGGTGAAGATGCAGCTTGTTTCTTGGGTTCATTCTTTATGGCCGTCGTCTTTGTCATTCGAGGATTTTCCCCTTTCTTTTTGAAGTATCCTACTGTCTATTATACCAGAGTATTTTTACGTTTTGACGTCAACAAAAATAGCTCGCTATCAAAACCGAGCGAGCTACTGCAAATTCAAACGGGATAACTATCCTTATAAGTATTGGTGACCTCACGGAGAATCGAACTCCGATTGCCAGGATGAAAACCTGGTGTCCTAACCGTTAGACGATGAGGCCATTAAACAGATCGTATTGTAGCAGATTGATAATATTATGTCTAGCTATCCAGTCATGCGAAAATTGACTTTTTCATCATTTTGGTGTATTCTACGTAGAGTTACGAGGATAAAGGAGGAAGTTATGCGAAATTTGTCATCACTATTCCGCTCATTGTCACTGCGCCACTATGCAGTTCTAGCGATGGTTGCGGTAGCGACAGTAGTGCCAACCACATTATGGGCACTAGATTCCAATCATTCGACTAATACCAATACGCAAACACCGACGAATACGAAACCTACGCCAGTTTATAGCTGTAATGCACTCAATATTGATCAGTTTTCAGCTACTAATTTCAAGTTTTCGGTCAAGTACTCCGCTCGTGATGGTGCAACATATAAAACGACGATCTACAAGGTCTATGATGCTAAGGGTAAAGAGGTGTATCAAACTGGTAACGAATTCAAGGGCTTCACACCGGGCACATACACGGTCAAAGCCTTTATTGTCGTTGATGTGAATGGTAAAGAAGAAATGGTGACCAGCGATGCCTGCACTAAGCAGGCCACAGTCCCTGGCGAAACACCGGATCCAAAACCAAAGCCAACGCCAATTCCGAAACCAGTTGATCCGAAACCTGAACCAATCCCAGATAAACCACCAAAAATTACACTGGGGTTTGCCGTCAGAACTACTGTTGATGGCGCGCAGCACAAAAAAGTCACCGTCAATAAGACCTTTACCTACCGAGTAACCGTTACCAACACAGGGACCGCCACTATACATGACACGTATGTTACCAATACCGCACCACAAGGGGTAGCCTACCTAAAGGCATCCGCTGGTACAATTCAAAATAATACCTGGCAGACGCTGATTGGTGAGCTCAAGCCAAATGAATCGAAAACATTTACTGTCGACGCTATTGTCAAGCAATATGTCGCAGGCACACTGACTAGTACAACCTGCATCAAGAGTGATCAAATTTCGCTCGAGGGCCATAACAACTGCAGTGGTGCTACTATAGAGGTGGCCAAGCCGCAGGCCCCAGCTCCGCAGCCAAAACCACAGCCAACGCCGCAACCAAAACCAGCGCCGACCGATCCGAAACAGCCGACACCGACCCAACCAGTAAATCCGACTCGGCCGGCTACACCGGTGCCTGAACCAAAAACGCCAGACCAGTCGAAGCAGCCATCGACCAACGATAATCAGCAGTCACCTTCAGCCTCGGGCGGCACACAAACCACCAACCCACCTGCCGCACCGACGACCGTTGGCGAACTGCCACGGACCGGTAACGCCACCGACACGCTCGTTGGTGGGCTGGGCCTTGGCGCCCTACTCACTGCTGGAGTCGCCTACCTCATCAGTCGACGTCATGTATAATCATAAATCTGGTTGGCATGGATACCCCTCGCACCCCGAGGGGTATTTCATGGTACAATAGTATTATGGCAAAACAGAAGAAAAAGCGCTCCAAGAAATACTCTGGCGTTGACGCCGCAACAACTCGACCCAGTGTCACGCGCATCCAGGCGGTCAGCCGCTCGTCGGCCAGTCAGTGGCTATATGAACGCAAAAAATTACTGCGTGGTGTCGGCATCGGCGTAGTAATAGTCATCATCGTCATTGTGATTATCACTGGCATCATTAGTTTATTCCGGTAAAACTTTCTCAGTGACTTGTCGCCTTTTTCTTGTTCGCGGCCGCCCTATCAAGTGGCAGACGAAAACCGAACTTGCTGCCCTTGTTTTCTTTTGACGTAAAGATCATTGATCCGCCGTGCTCTAACACAACTTTACGCGCCAAAAACAAGCCAACGCCCGTACCGTCAGGACGACGCTTGCGAGCATTTGAAGCACGAAAGAATTTACCAAACACGCCAGACTGCTCAGCTTTTGGCACGCCGATACCTTGGTCTTCGACCGTAAACACCACTTCCCGCGTATCGCAACAGAGCGACACCTTAACCGTCGTTTGTTCTTTAGAATAAAAGATTGCGTTATCAATCATGTTCATGATGACTTGGCGGAGCTTTTCGGCGTCAATGGCCAAGGTTGGGACATCGTCGTCAATATGCACCGAAAGAGTGATGTTACGCTGCTTGGCCACAATCTTCAGCAGGGCCATTTCACTTTGTACAATATCGCCGAGGTTAGCCGGCTGACGATTCATAGTGAACGTTCCGGTCTGCAGGCGAGAGATGCTGAGAAAGTCA
Encoded proteins:
- a CDS encoding LysM peptidoglycan-binding domain-containing protein — translated: MTHETNKVSVDQLAAANAVTDLAETVNLPTAGDLREATATLSIKKELAQGDTEVISKPQIIQPEKSAQRGIKTYVTKQGDTIDSIAKKFNVTAQTVRWANNTTSDAVEAGKTLIIPMVDGVVYTVKDGDTVEKLAEKYKANPERVALYNDLANGAALAKDTRIVLPGGVLPENEQPGYVASRSGRRGYAGRTTGGAVSGISYGYARASVGNRYALGNCTWYVYERRAALGRPIGSFWGNATSWAASARAAGFVVNHTPAPGAIFQTTWGGGGLGHVGMVERVEGGTIYVSDMNYAGYNVVTHRTIPMSEVGRYNFIH
- the obgE gene encoding GTPase ObgE, translating into MFVDTAKVLVRAGKGGNGAVSFRHEKYVDKGGPDGGDGGRGGDVVFLATKDLNTLLNFRYKPELKAENGGDGSKRNKRGKSGSPLVVKVPMGTLVKRDGKVVADLTADQQQAVVARGGDGGFGNAHFTSSTRQAPKMAELGEAGEEFEAELELKLLADVGLVGFPNAGKSTFLSVVSNARPEIANYEFTTLTPNLGVADVDDGSVLIADIPGLIEGASEGKGLGDQFLRHVERTAVLLHMIDAYSDDPAEKYQTIRRELEKYSEELATRPEIIALTKCEGLDDEIIAMQSTALHNVANGSPVVAISSQTHAGVTELLRLLRREVTNYRVREAELTEEEDSDLPVIALDAQAASDAWTVERVVGAEPENADDEDAVSFIIHGVKIEKFARRTNFDQFESVNRLRDIMRKMGITHELIRQGAVGETVVQIGESTPFTLVE
- a CDS encoding DUF11 domain-containing protein translates to MRNLSSLFRSLSLRHYAVLAMVAVATVVPTTLWALDSNHSTNTNTQTPTNTKPTPVYSCNALNIDQFSATNFKFSVKYSARDGATYKTTIYKVYDAKGKEVYQTGNEFKGFTPGTYTVKAFIVVDVNGKEEMVTSDACTKQATVPGETPDPKPKPTPIPKPVDPKPEPIPDKPPKITLGFAVRTTVDGAQHKKVTVNKTFTYRVTVTNTGTATIHDTYVTNTAPQGVAYLKASAGTIQNNTWQTLIGELKPNESKTFTVDAIVKQYVAGTLTSTTCIKSDQISLEGHNNCSGATIEVAKPQAPAPQPKPQPTPQPKPAPTDPKQPTPTQPVNPTRPATPVPEPKTPDQSKQPSTNDNQQSPSASGGTQTTNPPAAPTTVGELPRTGNATDTLVGGLGLGALLTAGVAYLISRRHV